The following proteins are co-located in the Microcystis wesenbergii NRERC-220 genome:
- a CDS encoding RNA-guided endonuclease InsQ/TnpB family protein has product MFVLEFKVKAKTQQYQAIDDAIRTAQFIRHKCVRLWMDTKGTGKNDLYRYSKELAQDFKFADELNSTARQASAERAWSSISRFYDNCKRKVSGKKGYPQFKKSRSVEYKQSGWKLLSPKTVKFTDKKNIGVLKLVGTWDLGYFQESDIKRVRLIRRADGYYCQFVLSCDVKEDVKPSGKCIGLDVGLASFYTDHNGDKVDNPQFLRKSEKRLKRLQRQLSKKKKGSTNRQKARQRLAKAHLKISRQRKDFAVKLAKCVVHSNDVIAYEDLRIKNLVKNHCLAKSINDAAWYQFREWIEYFGVKFGKITIAVPPNYTSQNCSNCGEIVKKSLSTRTHQCKCGCVLDRDENAAINILKKGLSTVGHTGTFGLDPINAWGENTSTFSEAILSKQVISLNQESPSL; this is encoded by the coding sequence ATGTTTGTCTTAGAGTTTAAAGTTAAAGCTAAAACTCAACAGTATCAAGCCATAGACGATGCTATTCGTACTGCTCAATTCATCCGTCACAAATGTGTAAGGTTATGGATGGATACAAAAGGTACGGGTAAGAACGATTTATACCGATATTCTAAAGAATTAGCTCAGGACTTTAAATTTGCCGATGAACTTAATTCAACTGCTAGACAGGCAAGTGCTGAACGTGCTTGGAGTTCAATTAGTCGTTTTTACGACAACTGTAAACGTAAAGTATCAGGCAAAAAGGGGTATCCTCAATTTAAAAAATCTCGCTCTGTTGAATACAAACAATCAGGATGGAAGCTTCTTAGCCCTAAAACTGTTAAGTTCACTGACAAGAAAAACATTGGTGTTCTTAAGTTGGTAGGAACTTGGGATTTAGGGTACTTTCAAGAATCCGATATTAAACGGGTTAGGTTGATTCGGAGAGCGGACGGTTATTATTGTCAATTTGTCCTTTCTTGTGACGTTAAAGAAGATGTTAAACCATCAGGTAAGTGTATTGGCTTAGATGTAGGTTTGGCTTCTTTCTATACAGATCACAATGGCGACAAGGTTGATAATCCTCAATTCTTGAGAAAGTCTGAGAAACGATTAAAACGACTTCAAAGACAGTTATCTAAAAAGAAAAAGGGAAGTACAAATCGTCAAAAAGCTAGACAAAGATTAGCTAAGGCTCATCTTAAAATAAGTAGGCAACGTAAAGACTTTGCTGTAAAGTTAGCCAAGTGCGTAGTTCACTCTAACGATGTGATAGCCTACGAAGATTTAAGAATCAAGAACTTAGTCAAGAATCATTGTTTAGCTAAATCGATCAATGATGCGGCGTGGTATCAGTTTCGAGAATGGATAGAATATTTTGGAGTTAAATTCGGCAAGATAACGATTGCTGTCCCACCGAACTATACAAGCCAAAACTGTTCAAACTGTGGTGAAATTGTTAAGAAATCTTTATCGACTAGAACCCATCAGTGTAAATGTGGGTGTGTTTTAGATAGGGATGAAAACGCCGCTATCAATATCCTTAAAAAAGGGTTAAGTACCGTAGGGCATACGGGAACTTTCGGGCTAGATCCGATAAACGCTTGGGGAGAGAATACCTCTACTTTTTCAGAAGCGATTCTGTCTAAGCAAGTAATCTCTTTGAACCAAGAATCCCCGTCGCTTTAG
- the hsdR gene encoding EcoAI/FtnUII family type I restriction enzme subunit R — MEPKNIQKTKKVPKNGSVFFSIFQTFMTQNGEELAPNFLEYAPDFFDLVIVDECHRGGANDESTWRKILEYFAPAVQLGLTATPKRDLNGDTYKYFGEPLYTYSLKEGINEGYLTPFKVVEFTTSLDEYQYDPDDELIEGDLDENKVYTESDFNRIIEIEERERQRVKIFMEAIDQNEKTLVFCANQDHALAIRDLINQMAISSDPNYCARVTANDGSLGETHLKKFQDNEKRLPTILTTSRKLSTGVDARNLRNIVLLRPVKSMIEFKQIIGRGTRLFDNKDYFTIYDFVKAHENFNDPEWDGEPQEPVVIDPRPRPKPPDAIEYPLDEPDPLPIRQKIKIKLADGKERELEHIQKTTFWNADGKPISAEEFIQQLFGDIPDLFQDEAELRHLWSRPDTRKSLLTGLAEKGYGEEQLQAIARITNTENSDIYDVLTYIAYAARPLTREERVIKHKDLIFSKYTGKQREFLDFILDQYIRSGVGELDREKLPKLIEIKYHTINEAISQLGEIQEISGVFMSFQAYLYWSDAA; from the coding sequence ATCGAACCGAAGAACATCCAGAAAACAAAGAAAGTCCCTAAAAACGGCAGCGTCTTTTTTTCGATCTTTCAAACCTTTATGACCCAAAACGGCGAGGAACTAGCCCCTAACTTCCTCGAATACGCTCCCGACTTTTTCGACTTGGTGATCGTGGATGAATGTCATCGGGGCGGGGCCAACGACGAAAGCACTTGGCGAAAAATCCTCGAATACTTCGCCCCTGCTGTACAACTGGGATTAACCGCCACCCCGAAACGGGATCTCAACGGCGACACCTACAAATATTTCGGCGAACCCCTCTACACCTATTCCCTGAAAGAAGGCATTAACGAGGGCTACCTAACCCCCTTTAAGGTGGTTGAATTCACCACCAGCCTCGACGAGTACCAATATGATCCCGACGATGAACTGATCGAGGGCGATCTCGACGAAAACAAGGTTTATACTGAATCCGACTTTAACCGGATTATCGAGATCGAGGAACGGGAACGCCAACGGGTAAAAATTTTTATGGAGGCGATCGACCAAAACGAGAAAACCCTAGTTTTCTGCGCCAATCAAGACCACGCCCTAGCCATTCGCGATCTGATCAATCAAATGGCCATCAGCAGCGATCCTAACTACTGCGCTCGCGTTACCGCCAACGATGGCAGCTTGGGAGAAACCCACTTAAAAAAGTTTCAAGATAACGAGAAAAGGCTCCCCACCATCCTCACCACCTCTCGCAAACTCTCCACTGGGGTGGATGCTAGAAACCTGAGAAATATCGTTCTACTGCGTCCAGTCAAATCGATGATCGAGTTCAAACAGATTATCGGCCGGGGGACGCGCCTTTTTGATAATAAGGACTATTTCACTATCTACGATTTTGTTAAAGCCCACGAAAACTTTAACGATCCCGAATGGGACGGGGAACCGCAGGAACCCGTCGTCATCGATCCGAGGCCGCGCCCCAAACCACCTGACGCGATCGAATATCCTCTCGACGAGCCAGATCCTCTGCCGATACGTCAGAAAATTAAAATCAAACTGGCCGACGGCAAGGAACGAGAACTGGAACACATCCAGAAAACAACTTTCTGGAATGCTGACGGAAAACCGATCTCGGCCGAGGAGTTTATCCAGCAGCTTTTCGGGGATATTCCCGATCTTTTTCAAGATGAAGCGGAATTGCGCCATCTCTGGAGCCGACCCGACACCCGCAAATCCCTGCTAACTGGACTCGCGGAAAAAGGCTACGGCGAGGAACAGCTACAGGCGATCGCCCGGATCACCAACACGGAAAACAGTGATATTTACGATGTCCTGACCTATATCGCCTACGCAGCCAGACCCCTGACCAGAGAAGAGCGGGTAATCAAGCACAAAGATTTAATTTTCTCGAAATATACGGGAAAACAACGGGAGTTTCTGGACTTTATTCTTGATCAGTATATTCGCTCTGGCGTTGGCGAGCTTGACCGGGAGAAATTGCCAAAACTGATCGAGATTAAATATCACACCATTAACGAGGCGATCTCCCAATTGGGAGAAATTCAAGAAATTAGCGGGGTATTTATGAGTTTTCAGGCTTATCTTTACTGGTCAGACGCGGCCTAA
- a CDS encoding restriction endonuclease subunit S, producing MSEWKTIKLGELYDFKNGVNFNKNQKGDKGILTIDVLNMYSDNHYVDLDNLYRVDKNFSDSYFLKKGDILFVRSSVKREGVGWVSLFLGASEPVVFCGFIIRARPIKSKMVDSDFLIYLLRSRKYREIIINRSKQSTITNISQDNLFDITIDLPPIEEQKRIVEILDKAFEGIAQAEANTRRNLINARELFDSYLNKIFTEKSGNWKVATIQDHIKFIDYRGRTPSKTSKGMRLITAKNIKKGFLQSEPQEFVDPEIYDSWMIRGIPKKGDILFTTEAPLGNVAQLDTDKKVVFAQRVIIMQPDENYINCTFLKYLLLAQPIQQRIHKQATGATAQGIKASLLKKIVIEFPEDINCQKELILKIEKIEQQAKKLETIYQRKLEAIAELKQSILEKAFTGQLSQ from the coding sequence ATGAGTGAATGGAAAACAATAAAGCTCGGTGAATTATACGATTTTAAAAACGGGGTTAATTTTAATAAAAATCAAAAGGGAGACAAAGGAATTTTGACAATAGATGTTTTAAATATGTATTCAGACAATCACTATGTCGATCTAGATAATTTATATAGAGTTGATAAAAATTTTTCAGATAGTTATTTTCTAAAGAAAGGAGATATCCTATTTGTTCGCTCTTCGGTGAAACGTGAAGGTGTTGGTTGGGTATCTTTATTTCTAGGGGCTTCAGAGCCAGTCGTTTTTTGTGGATTTATTATTAGGGCTAGACCAATCAAGTCAAAAATGGTCGATTCGGATTTTCTTATTTATTTATTACGCAGTAGAAAATACAGAGAAATTATTATCAATCGCTCTAAACAGTCAACTATCACGAATATTAGCCAAGACAATTTATTTGATATTACAATAGATTTGCCCCCGATCGAAGAACAAAAAAGAATAGTAGAGATACTAGACAAAGCTTTCGAGGGTATAGCCCAAGCTGAAGCTAATACCCGAAGAAACTTAATTAATGCCCGGGAGCTTTTTGATAGTTATTTAAATAAAATTTTTACAGAGAAGTCTGGTAACTGGAAAGTGGCAACCATTCAAGATCACATTAAATTTATTGATTACAGAGGACGCACACCTAGTAAAACATCAAAAGGAATGCGTCTGATTACAGCCAAAAATATAAAAAAAGGTTTTCTACAGAGCGAACCGCAAGAGTTTGTCGATCCAGAAATTTATGATAGTTGGATGATTAGGGGGATTCCCAAAAAAGGAGATATTCTTTTTACAACTGAAGCTCCTCTCGGTAATGTTGCTCAATTAGATACAGATAAAAAAGTCGTTTTCGCTCAGAGAGTTATTATCATGCAACCTGATGAAAATTATATAAATTGTACTTTTTTAAAGTATTTACTTCTAGCACAACCAATTCAGCAAAGAATCCATAAACAAGCTACTGGTGCGACAGCGCAAGGGATAAAAGCTAGTTTACTAAAAAAAATCGTGATTGAGTTTCCTGAAGATATTAATTGTCAAAAAGAGCTAATCTTAAAAATCGAAAAAATTGAGCAACAAGCAAAAAAACTCGAAACCATTTACCAGCGCAAACTAGAAGCGATCGCCGAACTTAAACAATCGATCCTAGAAAAAGCCTTCACCGGTCAACTCAGCCAGTAG
- a CDS encoding VOC family protein has protein sequence MNNPPDSPFNYTEAFIALGTSNFDRSVQFYRQLLQQEPSPYLAAVYAEFRLINLKLGLFCPKESHREEFGDSRGSGMSICFEVESLEKAIEHWSEIGYGARGEISQASHGSEIYIYDPDGNRLIFHQSTAKTNPFR, from the coding sequence ATGAATAACCCCCCCGATAGTCCATTCAATTACACAGAGGCTTTTATTGCCCTAGGAACGAGTAATTTCGATCGCTCGGTGCAGTTTTATCGTCAACTGTTGCAGCAGGAACCAAGCCCCTACCTTGCCGCCGTTTATGCGGAATTTAGGCTGATTAACCTTAAATTAGGTCTTTTTTGCCCTAAAGAGTCCCACAGAGAGGAATTTGGCGATTCTCGGGGCAGTGGCATGAGCATTTGTTTCGAGGTGGAGAGTCTCGAAAAAGCGATCGAGCATTGGAGCGAAATCGGCTATGGTGCTAGGGGAGAAATTAGCCAAGCTTCCCACGGTTCGGAAATCTACATCTATGATCCCGATGGTAATCGTTTAATTTTCCATCAATCCACCGCTAAAACCAATCCTTTCAGGTAG
- a CDS encoding type II toxin-antitoxin system RelE family toxin → MSINENPIEIRLTPRFQKDLKILAKRYRSIRQDLQPLLRTLQTGQTPGDRIQGFNFPVFKVRLKNSDIKKGKSGGYRVIYYLQTQTTIVLITLYSKTDQTDITDQAIAEAISQLDF, encoded by the coding sequence ATGTCGATTAACGAAAACCCCATCGAAATTAGACTCACCCCCCGCTTTCAAAAAGATCTCAAAATCCTCGCCAAACGCTATCGATCCATCCGCCAAGACTTACAACCCCTACTTCGGACCCTTCAGACAGGACAAACCCCCGGCGATCGCATTCAAGGATTCAATTTCCCCGTTTTCAAAGTTCGCCTCAAAAACAGTGATATTAAAAAGGGGAAAAGCGGCGGTTATCGAGTTATCTACTACCTGCAAACCCAGACCACCATCGTCCTCATCACCCTCTACTCCAAAACCGACCAAACCGACATAACCGATCAAGCGATCGCGGAAGCCATCAGCCAACTTGATTTCTAG
- a CDS encoding GIY-YIG nuclease family protein, with protein MAYMYILECCDGSFYVGSTKNLPRRLWQHQNGFGANHTRKRLPVKLVYAEYYDHVANAFYREKQVQGWSRAKKMALMRSDWDSLHILAECQNESHYRNFSVDGGLTRDEN; from the coding sequence ATGGCCTATATGTACATTCTTGAATGTTGTGATGGTTCTTTTTATGTGGGCAGTACGAAGAATTTGCCCCGTCGTTTATGGCAACATCAAAATGGTTTCGGTGCAAATCATACTAGAAAGCGATTACCGGTCAAGTTGGTTTATGCTGAATACTATGATCATGTCGCAAATGCTTTTTATCGCGAGAAGCAGGTGCAAGGTTGGAGTCGGGCGAAAAAGATGGCTTTGATGCGTAGTGATTGGGATTCTCTTCATATTTTGGCTGAGTGTCAAAATGAGTCACATTATCGGAATTTCTCCGTAGATGGAGGATTAACAAGGGATGAGAACTGA
- a CDS encoding DEAD/DEAH box helicase family protein, with protein sequence MNEAETRAELIDPALKAAGWGVIPDSKIRREVIAPGRLVGYGQRSSSKICDYVLVYRGHKLATLEAKKRDAHPTEGLGQAKDYAERLQTPFALCTNGLRIYQVDTRAGKEGYIDRYPTPEELWSATYPDPNHWRDRFATVPPDNKSGMREARYYQHNAIQALLEAIAAGQKRMLLTMATGTGKTTIALQIAWKLFHSSWNLSGEPTHRPCILFLTDRNILANQALTEFTEILG encoded by the coding sequence ATGAACGAAGCCGAAACCAGAGCCGAACTGATTGACCCCGCCCTCAAAGCCGCCGGATGGGGAGTCATTCCCGACAGTAAAATTCGTCGCGAGGTAATTGCCCCCGGTCGTCTGGTGGGTTACGGCCAGCGCAGTTCATCGAAAATCTGCGATTATGTCTTAGTCTATCGCGGTCACAAACTCGCCACCCTGGAAGCCAAAAAACGCGACGCGCACCCCACCGAGGGACTTGGGCAGGCTAAGGACTACGCCGAGCGCCTGCAAACCCCCTTCGCCCTCTGTACCAACGGCCTCCGCATTTATCAAGTGGATACCCGCGCCGGAAAAGAAGGCTATATCGATCGCTACCCCACCCCGGAAGAACTCTGGTCCGCCACCTACCCGGATCCCAACCACTGGCGCGACCGTTTCGCCACCGTCCCCCCCGATAATAAAAGCGGGATGCGCGAGGCCCGCTACTACCAACACAACGCCATCCAGGCGCTTCTAGAAGCGATCGCAGCTGGTCAAAAACGGATGCTCCTGACCATGGCCACCGGCACCGGCAAAACAACGATCGCCCTTCAAATCGCATGGAAACTCTTTCATAGTAGTTGGAACCTGAGCGGTGAACCGACCCACCGGCCCTGTATTCTCTTCCTCACGGATCGCAATATTCTGGCTAATCAAGCTTTAACCGAGTTTACCGAAATTTTGGGTTAA